From the Winogradskyella forsetii genome, the window ATCATCTAAAACTTCAAATAAATATTCTCCAAATGGCTCCACCTTTGTAAATACGATTTTTCCATTTTGAGGGATTACGGTAATATTCGTTGGGTTAGTGACAAAATCGAAAAAACCATCGCCTCGTTCTTGTGGGTCGTTATTAAAATTTAAGCGGTCTAAATGAAACAGCCTAATTAACGGCGTTTCGTTTATGGCAGTGTCATCATTCGTTAATGGCGTATTATTATCAAATGTAGGAAATGTTGTCCCCTCAACTGGATTTATATAATTTAAAGGCGAAGCTTCCGTATAAAATATATTCAATCGAAAATCCTCTCTACTGAGCTGAAATGCGCCAGTATCGTAAATATTTTTCATCATTAAATCCCAAATTGGCTGCTCTACATCAGTCACCGCACTTTTCAGCATTTTAAGAATTAAACTCTGGTTGTTTACCACCTGATTACCTGTAGTAGTATTGTCATCAACTACTGTGGCATCTACACCATCATTAGCAAATTCCCCAACCTGAAACACTTCTCCTCCAATAGTATATTGAAATGCAACCGCCAAAACTTCATCATTCTGTAACCGTTGGTTTAAAGAGATATAGCCTAATTGTGTATTTAAAATATACTCCTGACCTTCATTTAATTTTCTTGCAGATTCCAGTTTGCCATAATCAAAACCTTCATTTATTGGTACATTGACACCACCTTGAATATTGGTTATGTTTCTAACAGCCTCAGTTAACAATGATCCTGCGCCACTAATGTTTGTGGGATCGAAATCGTTATTTTTATTGCTCGGTCTTGCTCCTGGATTATTTACAAAGTTGGCTGGTAAAGGGTTTAATCCTATATTTTCAACAGTCGATTCCCCTAAATCTTGAAACGCCACAATATTTCTTACATTTTGGGTTTGGTTGTTTCTATTGGTTACCCATACTTCAGCTCGTGTAATTTGAAGTCCTTGATTGTTGATGAACGGATACTGTTTTAAAGCCTCATCATATGTTTCCCTAAAATACTGTGCTAAGAAAAAGTGTCTGTTTTCGTCATAATCTCTTGCAAAAAATTCAAATTCCTCAACGGTACCTCCACCTTCTGCGACTACCGATTTTGACTGTGATTGTTGTTCAGAAAATACAGCCGTCACTCTTGTTTTACCAAATTGCAATTCCGTCTTGACACCAAAAAGACTTTGAGCGCCCGTAATTAAAGAACTGTTCAATGGCATATTAACGTTACCGACTTCAATCTTTCTAATAATATCGTCCTCTGTTGGTGTGTATTCTAATTTTACGACTTGTTGGAAATCGAAAGTGGCTTCCGTATCATAGTTTGCGGTCACTTGAAGTCTAGTCCCCACTTTTCCCAGTAAGCTTAAACTTATTCTTGTATCAAAATCGAACGTAAAATTGGTTCTGTTTCTAGGTGAAAATGTGGGGTTGTCTTGTTTTGTAAACAGCACCCCTAAATCGACCTCAACGGAACCCTGTGGTATAACATTTATAGTATTTCCACCAAAGATGGTCTCAAACAAACCTGAATTCACATAGAACTCAGGCAATAGATTTTTCTGATCTTCTTCCGAACCGTCTTTTTGTCCGGCTTGGGCATCTGCCATTCTCTTGTAATAGGCTTTTAGTTTTTCCTGAAGCACCAGTTTTTGAAATTCATCTGGCGTAAGAATTAAAGGATAATTGATATTAAATTCCCCTATTTTTTCGGTGTAGACATATCGATCTAAAATAGGGTCGTAAGTATATTTTGAAACAATGCTATTTGGGTTGGGCATATTAAGCTTACCAAAGGCAAAGGTGGTTTTCGTTGAATCTTGTTCTGTTTCCGTTTCTTGAGCCAAAACCGAAGTATTTATCAGCATCAAAACAGCTACTATGAAATAAAATCTAAAGGCGTAGGGTTGACTATGTAGAGTTGTATTCAATTGTATTATAAGTTTTTTAGAGCTTCTTTAATAATTTGCTCTACTTGGGCTTCCGGTTGGGTTTTTAAAATTCTTTCAACCACTTTTTCAGATTGTTTTTTATTAAATCCTAAAACATCTAAAGCAGATAACGCTTCATCCTTGTGCGTATTGTTTGGTATTAAAGAAAGTTCATCTATGCCATATACTTTTAACACTTTATCCTTCAAATCAATAATAACGCGTTGGGCAGTTTTTGCTCCAATGCCTTTAACACTCTGAATCAACGCCACGTCTTCACCCGCAATACCTTCCTTTACTTGGTCTGGAGTTAAAGATGATAACATCGTTCTTGCTATATTGGCTCCGATACCACTAACTGAAATCAATAATTTGAAAATTTCACGTTCAGTCTTAGTCGAAAACCCATACAGACTTTGCGAATCTTCACGTACTTGAAGATAGGTGTAAAGTCTTAAATGTTCTTTATCTGGAATTTGAGAAAATGTATGCAATGAGATATTAATAAAATAGCCGACTCCATTGCAATCTATAACAACGTCAGTCGGGTTTTTTTCAACAAGTTTGCCCTCTATATGTGTAATCATTTATAACGAAAAGTTAAAAATCCAAATGTAATAAAATTATTTTCATTACATAGCTTGAAGATATTGTTATACAAAGGAATTTGAATTTAGTCTTTTGAGGGGAAACATTGATAGGAATTTTAGGGCTTTTGAGGGTGTTTTTTGATGTTGCTGAAAAATAAAGACACTAATTTCACTAATTAGCACTTATCGCTATGGAGAGCTGACACAAATTTCACGCCTGCCTGTCGGCAGACTGAGATTCACGCGGATGCTTTCGAATAAAAATTACACAGAGGTACACAGAGGTTTCTCAGAGTTTCACTGAGGAAAAATAGATAAAATTAAATTGTAAATTCTTACTGTTGGATTGAAGAACAGTTTAACTGAAAACTGTGACTGTGACTGACTTAAATAATTTTGCTTAAAAAAACGACACTAATTTCACTAATTGGCACTAATCTATACCGAAATTTTATTTTGACACTGATTTCACGGATGCTATGCATTACTTGTCTTTGCGGCTCTGCGCCTTTACGAGATTACACAGAGATACACAGAGGTTTCTTAGAGTTTCACTGAGGATAAATAGATAAAATTAAATTGTAAATTCTTACTGTTGGATTGAAGAACAGTTTAACTGAAAACTGTGACTGTGACTGTGACTGTGACTGTGACTGTGACTGTGACTAATATGTTCTTGTTTGAAAAAACAGAAACAGCTTGTCCCGATAATTTTGGGAGATTACACGGATTTTCATGGAGATTCGCTGAGGAAAAAAGCGGAATGATACTATAAAATCTGAACTATTGAATGATGGATTAGTCGATTGCGCATGCTGTGTACTGAAGTTATGAATGTTGTGTTAAAGTAAGAAGCTCAAAAAAACTTATGGGCACTACAGAATTTGACTATTGCAGCAAGTGATTGAAGCGTATATTTTATGACTTTCTTACTTTATACTAAACACTTTTTACTAAAAACTTTTTACTGAACACTTTTTACTGAACACTGAACACTGCCAACTAAACACTTTACACTTCCTACTTCACCTTCCTCTTATCTCGTTCTTGAGCATCAACAACAGCTATTGCCGTCATGTTTACAATTTCATCTACACTGGCGCCCAATTGCAATATATGGACCGGTTTACGCATTCCCATCATAATAGGCCCAATAGATTCTGCTTTATTGAGTTCTTTAAGCAATTTATAAGTAATATTTGCAGCATCTAAATTTGGGAAGATGAGTGTGTTTACTTTACGACCGGCTAATTTAGAAAATGGAAAAATATCTTGAAGCATTTTTGGGTTTAAGGCGAAATCCGTTTGCAATTCGCCATCCACAACCATTTCTGGATAAGCTTTGTGCAAGTAGGCCACTGCCTCTCTTACTTTTTCTGCTCGTGGATTTTCAGACGACCCAAAATTAGCGTAAGATATCATAGCGGTTATTGGTTCTATTCCGAACATTTTAGTTACTCGAGACGTCATTCGAGCAATTTTAGCCAAATCTTTAGCGGATGGATCAATATTTATTGAGGTGTCACTTAAAAACATTGGGCCTCGTTGCGTCATCATTAAATTGGTTGTTGCTACTCTTGTTACGCCATCAGCCATCCCAATTAATTCTAACATAGGTCTTACAACCGAAGGATAATTACGAGAATAACCCGTAATCAGTGTATCTGCATCACCAACATTTACCATCATTGCCGCAAAATAATTACGCTCACGCATTACTTTTTCCGCAGAATATATGGTTACACCTTGACGTTTACGTTTTTCCCAATAGGCTTTTGCATAGCGGTTTTTTCGTTCTAACTCTTCATCAGATTTTGGATCAATGATAGGTACATCTGCATCAAATTCAATTTCCTCCATTAATGCCACTATAGTTTCCTTACGCCCTAATAAAATAGGAATTGCGATCCCTTCATCATAGGCAATTTGAGCAGCTTTTAGAACATCGAGCTGGTCAGCTTCTGCAAAAACGACACGTTTAGGATTTGTTTTCGCTCTGCCCAACAACATTCTAACCAATTTATTATCTGAGCCC encodes:
- the ruvA gene encoding Holliday junction branch migration protein RuvA, producing the protein MITHIEGKLVEKNPTDVVIDCNGVGYFINISLHTFSQIPDKEHLRLYTYLQVREDSQSLYGFSTKTEREIFKLLISVSGIGANIARTMLSSLTPDQVKEGIAGEDVALIQSVKGIGAKTAQRVIIDLKDKVLKVYGIDELSLIPNNTHKDEALSALDVLGFNKKQSEKVVERILKTQPEAQVEQIIKEALKNL